From one Henriciella marina DSM 19595 genomic stretch:
- a CDS encoding SDR family oxidoreductase: MKTVVITGASTGIGRAAAEHLAAQGWKVFAGVRKQEDADALKKADPRIEPLMLDVTKREDVDAAVETVSKALNGAKLAGLVNNAGIASMGPLALQPADEFQSHFEVNVFGTLNATQAFLPLLGMDQNRTGDPGRIVNITSLGGRIAAPFLGAYTATKHAVESMTDSFRRELIIYGIDAIAIGPGSVKTPIWDKAEDKNENQPYANSAWAKPIEKFAETMMKGGREGLPPERIAEVIETALTDSSPKARYAPVPNKFTNWTIPTHIPKRWLDSIFASRFGMKKPD; encoded by the coding sequence ATGAAAACCGTCGTCATCACAGGCGCCTCAACCGGCATCGGCCGCGCTGCCGCAGAGCATCTGGCCGCGCAGGGCTGGAAAGTCTTCGCAGGCGTCCGCAAACAGGAAGACGCCGACGCGCTGAAGAAGGCAGACCCGCGGATCGAGCCGCTGATGCTGGATGTGACCAAGCGCGAAGATGTTGATGCGGCTGTCGAGACGGTGTCGAAAGCTTTGAACGGGGCAAAGCTTGCTGGCCTCGTCAACAATGCAGGCATCGCCAGCATGGGCCCGCTCGCCCTCCAGCCCGCCGATGAGTTCCAGTCCCACTTTGAGGTCAACGTCTTTGGCACCCTGAACGCGACGCAGGCCTTCCTGCCGCTACTTGGCATGGATCAGAACCGCACGGGCGACCCCGGCCGTATCGTCAACATAACCTCGCTGGGCGGACGCATCGCGGCGCCCTTCCTTGGCGCCTACACGGCCACCAAGCACGCGGTCGAAAGCATGACCGACAGCTTCCGGCGCGAACTCATCATCTATGGCATCGATGCGATCGCCATCGGCCCTGGCTCTGTGAAGACGCCGATCTGGGACAAGGCCGAGGACAAGAATGAGAACCAGCCCTACGCCAACTCGGCCTGGGCCAAACCGATCGAGAAGTTCGCCGAAACGATGATGAAAGGCGGGCGCGAAGGCCTGCCCCCTGAAAGGATCGCCGAAGTTATCGAGACCGCACTCACCGATTCCAGCCCGAAAGCCCGTTATGCGCCGGTCCCCAACAAGTTCACCAACTGGACTATACCGACCCACATCCCGAAGCGCTGGCTCGACAGCATCTTCGCCAGCCGGTTCGGGATGAAAAAGCCAGACTAG
- a CDS encoding enoyl-CoA hydratase/isomerase family protein, translated as MADLVTRKDDDGLCWLTFNRPDKLNSLTVGMFRELRGHVSDLHKDESIGCVILKGAGKCFSAGHDLGDIAEGEAVPSRGWHSETLRLMEKLPKPVIAAVHSHCYTGALEVALAADFILAAQSAKFADTHAKWALTPIWGMSQRLPRRVGIATAKRLMFTAETVKADEALRIGLCEAVFPDESFDADLEAFARQILSNSPFSHAANKRLLEATDADKMDAGLQWEILENEGVGPDMQARIGAFMKK; from the coding sequence ATGGCAGATCTGGTAACGCGCAAGGATGACGATGGCCTTTGCTGGCTGACGTTCAACCGGCCGGACAAGCTGAACTCGCTGACCGTCGGCATGTTTCGCGAACTGCGGGGCCATGTCAGCGATCTCCACAAGGATGAGAGCATCGGCTGCGTCATCCTGAAAGGCGCAGGCAAATGCTTCTCGGCCGGGCATGACCTTGGCGACATCGCTGAAGGCGAAGCGGTCCCGTCGCGCGGCTGGCATTCGGAAACCCTCCGCCTGATGGAAAAGCTGCCAAAGCCTGTCATCGCCGCCGTGCACAGCCATTGCTATACCGGCGCGCTCGAAGTTGCGCTGGCCGCTGATTTCATCCTCGCCGCTCAGTCTGCCAAATTCGCGGACACGCACGCAAAATGGGCGCTCACCCCGATCTGGGGCATGAGCCAGCGCCTGCCGCGCCGCGTCGGCATCGCGACAGCGAAACGCCTCATGTTCACCGCGGAGACCGTCAAAGCCGACGAGGCCTTGCGCATTGGCCTCTGCGAAGCTGTCTTCCCTGATGAGAGCTTCGACGCTGATCTCGAAGCCTTCGCGCGTCAGATCCTCTCAAACTCGCCTTTCAGTCATGCCGCCAACAAGCGTCTCCTGGAGGCAACCGATGCCGACAAGATGGATGCCGGCCTGCAATGGGAAATCCTGGAGAATGAAGGCGTCGGCCCTGACATGCAGGCGCGTATCGGCGCCTTCATGAAGAAATAG
- a CDS encoding YidH family protein: protein MPSKQELAEERTDYAEDRTILANERTFAGWIRTGVASAALGLGFQAIFRAVEPTWMAKAGASVFILIAVAVFYLAYRKSCSLVRRMDAHTAEPLSHIQFGTIAFLFGAGTLILGVLLWLI from the coding sequence ATGCCGAGCAAGCAGGAACTGGCTGAAGAGCGTACCGACTATGCCGAGGATCGCACCATCCTCGCCAATGAGCGCACCTTTGCCGGCTGGATACGCACCGGGGTCGCGTCGGCGGCGCTTGGCCTCGGCTTCCAGGCGATCTTCCGCGCGGTCGAACCGACATGGATGGCCAAGGCGGGGGCGAGCGTCTTTATCCTGATTGCTGTGGCGGTCTTCTACCTCGCCTATCGCAAGTCCTGCAGCCTTGTCCGCCGGATGGACGCCCACACCGCCGAGCCCTTGTCGCACATCCAGTTCGGCACGATCGCCTTCCTCTTCGGGGCCGGAACCTTGATCCTCGGCGTGCTGCTCTGGCTGATCTGA
- a CDS encoding tyrosine recombinase XerC → MEILSAFLDHVSRERRLADNTVEAYGHDLRSFFGFLDDHLGEPVAIKAFRHLHASDIRAFLAKRRREGLSDTSVARVLSAIKTFFHWLDDHHGIDNPEIAFLKGPKRQSRLPRPVSVAAARDMIETAEATAEEPWVAARDAAVLTLLYGGGLRISEALGLNGDQAPAQERLRVLGKGGKIRLVPLIPAVRQAINEYARLCPYRLTSETPLFYGVRGKRLQPAIVQRGVQVLRGALGLPETATPHALRHAFATHLLSAGADLRAIQTLLGHASLSTTQVYTGVDSERLRAVHASAHPRG, encoded by the coding sequence ATGGAAATCCTCTCAGCCTTTCTCGACCATGTTTCCCGTGAGCGGCGTCTCGCAGACAATACGGTCGAGGCCTATGGCCACGACCTTCGGAGCTTTTTCGGCTTTCTGGATGATCATCTGGGAGAGCCGGTCGCGATCAAGGCGTTCAGGCACCTGCATGCGAGCGACATCCGCGCCTTTCTGGCGAAACGGCGCCGCGAGGGCCTGTCGGATACGTCGGTTGCGCGGGTGCTCTCGGCGATCAAGACATTCTTTCACTGGCTGGACGACCATCATGGCATCGACAATCCGGAGATCGCCTTCCTGAAAGGTCCCAAGCGCCAGTCACGCTTGCCGCGCCCTGTGTCAGTGGCAGCGGCGCGCGACATGATCGAGACGGCTGAGGCGACCGCAGAAGAGCCTTGGGTGGCGGCGCGCGATGCGGCGGTGCTGACACTGCTCTATGGCGGCGGGCTCCGGATATCAGAGGCGCTGGGTCTCAATGGCGATCAGGCGCCTGCGCAAGAGCGGCTGCGGGTGCTTGGGAAGGGCGGTAAGATAAGGCTGGTGCCGCTCATCCCGGCTGTGCGCCAGGCGATCAATGAGTATGCACGGCTGTGCCCTTATCGGCTGACGTCAGAGACGCCGCTCTTCTATGGCGTACGCGGTAAACGGCTTCAGCCTGCGATCGTGCAGCGGGGGGTGCAGGTGCTACGCGGCGCGCTTGGCCTGCCGGAAACCGCGACGCCGCATGCGCTGCGCCACGCCTTTGCAACGCATCTTCTGTCGGCCGGCGCTGATCTGCGCGCGATCCAGACGCTTCTGGGGCATGCCAGCCTGTCTACGACGCAGGTCTATACTGGCGTTGATTCAGAGCGGCTGCGGGCCGTTCACGCCAGCGCCCATCCGCGCGGCTGA
- a CDS encoding primosomal protein N', whose amino-acid sequence MKLASILFPLPLPEPFDYEVPAGLDVEPGSYVRAPLGKIERTGVVWAVKDKAEDDARALKPLIDVFPVPPMPAPMRNFITFAARYNVAHPGHVLAMVLRARGGLKPSPTATVYEPTGHRSNRMTEARIKVLDAARDVGPTSAAELARQAGVSAGVVKGLVEIGALEAREVATDLPYSQPSRFAVGDHLTGEQAEAGEELRRSIAKGGFQPFLLDGITGSGKTEVYFEAIAEALQKAGDAQVLVLLPEIALTQAVLSRFESRFGAPPAPWHSGLSDAERRRTWRETAHGRARIVIGARSALFLPFRNLKLIIVDEEHDTSFKQEDGVTYHARDMAVMRAKLEDAAIILASATPALETMVNAEAGRYQRLKLSARPGAARLPDIELVDLRLDPPEKGNWLSPTLSNALVSTLEAGEQSLLFLNRRGYAPLVICKACGERLKSPGTESWLTEHRYTNRLVCHLTGWSMPKPEACPMCGAKDSLMGVGPGVERVAEEVRVLLPQARVEIFSSDTARSGEETRGIVDRMAAGEIDVLIGTQIVAKGHNFPNLTLVGVVDADSGMKGGDLRAGERTYQLLSQVAGRAGRAERPGRALIQTYGPDNPAMMALAAGDRDGFLQIERDVRAELMLPPFGRMAALVLSAPTPELIKEAGQLTGAAAPNGEGVTVYGPAPAPISMLRGRHRIRFLVTSPREVDLSAYMSAWLRALKLPNPVRISADIDPYSFL is encoded by the coding sequence ATGAAACTCGCCAGCATCCTCTTCCCGCTGCCTCTGCCAGAACCGTTTGATTATGAGGTCCCAGCCGGCCTCGATGTCGAACCTGGCAGCTATGTGCGCGCGCCGCTCGGCAAGATTGAGCGCACCGGCGTTGTCTGGGCCGTGAAAGACAAGGCAGAGGACGATGCGCGCGCCCTCAAACCGCTGATCGACGTCTTCCCGGTTCCGCCCATGCCGGCGCCGATGCGCAATTTCATCACCTTTGCGGCCCGCTACAATGTCGCCCATCCGGGGCATGTGCTTGCCATGGTGCTGCGCGCCCGCGGCGGGCTGAAACCATCGCCGACCGCGACCGTCTACGAACCGACCGGCCACCGCTCCAACCGCATGACCGAGGCGCGCATCAAAGTGCTCGACGCCGCGCGGGACGTCGGCCCGACAAGCGCGGCAGAGCTTGCGCGGCAGGCGGGTGTCTCTGCCGGCGTCGTCAAAGGCCTCGTCGAGATCGGCGCGCTGGAAGCCCGCGAGGTCGCGACAGACCTCCCCTACTCCCAGCCGAGCCGCTTTGCAGTGGGCGACCACCTCACCGGCGAACAGGCCGAGGCAGGCGAGGAGCTTCGCCGATCCATTGCCAAAGGCGGCTTCCAACCCTTCCTGCTCGACGGCATTACAGGGTCGGGCAAGACAGAAGTTTATTTCGAAGCCATCGCCGAGGCACTGCAGAAGGCGGGCGATGCGCAGGTTCTCGTCTTGCTCCCAGAGATCGCGCTGACACAGGCCGTCCTGTCGCGCTTTGAGTCCCGCTTCGGCGCGCCGCCTGCGCCCTGGCACTCAGGCTTAAGCGATGCAGAGCGCCGCCGCACATGGCGCGAGACCGCCCATGGCCGCGCTCGCATCGTCATCGGCGCGCGCTCAGCGCTCTTCCTGCCTTTCAGGAACCTCAAACTCATTATCGTCGATGAGGAACACGACACCTCCTTCAAACAGGAAGACGGCGTCACCTATCATGCCCGCGACATGGCCGTGATGCGCGCCAAGCTGGAAGACGCCGCCATCATCCTCGCCTCGGCGACGCCTGCGCTCGAAACCATGGTGAATGCCGAAGCGGGTCGGTATCAGCGCCTCAAACTTTCGGCCCGGCCCGGCGCCGCCCGCCTGCCGGATATCGAGCTTGTCGACCTTCGCCTCGATCCGCCGGAAAAAGGCAACTGGCTTTCGCCAACGCTTTCGAACGCGCTTGTGTCGACGCTCGAAGCTGGCGAGCAGAGCCTTCTTTTTCTAAACCGGCGCGGCTACGCCCCGCTCGTCATCTGCAAGGCGTGCGGTGAGCGGCTGAAAAGCCCCGGCACCGAAAGCTGGCTGACAGAGCACCGCTACACCAATCGCCTCGTCTGCCACCTGACCGGCTGGTCGATGCCAAAGCCCGAAGCCTGCCCGATGTGCGGGGCAAAGGATTCGCTGATGGGCGTCGGCCCCGGCGTTGAACGCGTCGCCGAGGAAGTCCGCGTCCTGCTGCCACAGGCCCGCGTCGAGATCTTTTCCTCTGACACCGCCCGCTCTGGCGAGGAAACGCGCGGCATCGTCGACCGCATGGCCGCCGGAGAGATCGACGTCCTTATCGGCACGCAAATTGTCGCAAAGGGCCACAATTTCCCGAACCTCACCCTTGTTGGCGTCGTCGATGCCGACAGCGGCATGAAAGGCGGGGATTTGCGCGCAGGCGAACGCACATATCAGCTGCTGAGCCAGGTCGCAGGCCGTGCCGGCCGCGCCGAACGCCCCGGCCGCGCGCTGATCCAGACCTACGGCCCCGACAATCCCGCCATGATGGCGCTGGCTGCAGGCGACCGCGACGGCTTCCTGCAGATCGAGCGGGATGTCCGCGCCGAGCTTATGTTGCCGCCCTTCGGCCGCATGGCCGCGCTGGTTCTCTCGGCCCCGACACCAGAGCTCATCAAGGAAGCAGGCCAGCTCACGGGCGCCGCTGCGCCAAACGGCGAAGGCGTGACCGTTTACGGCCCCGCCCCTGCCCCGATCTCAATGCTGCGCGGTCGCCACCGCATCCGTTTTCTCGTCACCAGTCCAAGAGAGGTTGACCTCTCCGCTTACATGTCCGCCTGGCTTCGGGCCCTGAAGCTGCCAAACCCTGTAAGAATTTCAGCTGATATCGATCCGTATTCCTTCCTCTAG
- the atpH gene encoding ATP synthase F1 subunit delta, translating to MAASSASHANETARRYASALFDLANDKGELATVDADLKSFTAMAADSEDLTRLMESPAFSREEKAKALQSVAKAAKLSTLFVNFVATMATNGRASDISGAASHFDELYADHRGVKRALARTAEEMTAQQRQKLEEILAKAVGSDVELETEVVPALIGGIQLRVGSTLVDASVASKLERMNTAMKGA from the coding sequence TTGGCCGCATCTTCCGCCTCCCATGCTAATGAAACTGCGCGCCGCTATGCGAGCGCCCTGTTTGACCTCGCCAATGACAAAGGTGAGCTTGCCACGGTCGACGCCGACCTGAAGAGCTTCACCGCGATGGCTGCAGACAGCGAAGACCTCACACGTCTTATGGAATCGCCTGCTTTCTCCCGCGAAGAGAAGGCAAAGGCGCTTCAGTCCGTGGCAAAAGCCGCAAAGCTATCCACGCTTTTCGTAAACTTTGTCGCGACGATGGCCACGAATGGCCGCGCCAGCGACATTTCGGGCGCTGCGAGCCATTTCGATGAGCTTTACGCAGATCATCGCGGCGTGAAACGCGCCCTCGCCCGGACCGCCGAAGAAATGACCGCGCAGCAGCGCCAGAAGCTTGAAGAAATACTGGCAAAGGCTGTAGGCAGCGACGTTGAACTAGAGACAGAAGTGGTTCCTGCCCTCATCGGTGGGATTCAGCTGCGTGTCGGCTCCACTCTTGTCGACGCGAGCGTCGCCTCGAAACTTGAACGTATGAACACCGCCATGAAGGGAGCTTAG
- the atpA gene encoding F0F1 ATP synthase subunit alpha: protein MDISAAEISGILKSQIENFGVEAEVSDVGQVLSVGDGIARVYGLDNVQAGETVEFDGGVKGMALNLEADNVGVVIFGDDRGIKEGDNVKRLNEIVAAPVGKGLLGRVVNPLGEPIDGKGPIENIASRNRVDVKAPGILPRKSVHEPMMTGLKAIDAMIPVGRGQRELIIGDRQTGKTAICIDTILNQKQTNEAAKEDSEKLFCVYVAIGQKRSTVAQVVKTLEERGALDYTVIVSATASEPAPLQYLAPFTGCTIGEWFRDNGMHALIIYDDLSKQAVAYRQMSLLLRRPPGREAYPGDVFYLHSRLLERAAKLNEDHGSGSLTALPIIETQANDVSAYIPTNVISITDGQIFLETDLFNSGIRPAVNVGLSVSRVGSAAQTKAMKKVAGSMKGELAQYREMAAFAKFGSDLDAATQRLLGRGERLTELLKQPQFSPLQMEEQVVVIYAGTRGYLDNVPTRDVTRFEKELLAHLRGAKKDLLAKIRKEKALTDEIEPEIKSTLSDFAKSFA, encoded by the coding sequence ATGGACATCAGCGCTGCAGAAATTTCAGGCATCCTGAAATCCCAGATCGAAAACTTTGGTGTCGAGGCTGAGGTCTCCGACGTTGGACAGGTTCTGTCCGTCGGTGACGGTATCGCCCGCGTCTATGGACTCGATAACGTACAAGCCGGTGAAACCGTCGAATTCGACGGCGGCGTAAAGGGCATGGCCCTCAACCTTGAAGCTGACAATGTCGGCGTCGTGATTTTCGGCGATGACCGGGGCATCAAGGAAGGCGACAATGTAAAGCGCCTCAACGAGATCGTTGCCGCACCCGTCGGCAAAGGCCTTCTCGGCCGCGTCGTGAACCCGCTGGGTGAGCCGATCGACGGCAAGGGTCCGATCGAGAACATTGCTTCGCGTAACCGAGTTGACGTGAAAGCGCCGGGCATCCTGCCGCGTAAATCCGTCCACGAGCCGATGATGACTGGCCTCAAGGCCATTGATGCCATGATCCCGGTTGGCCGCGGCCAGCGTGAGCTGATCATTGGTGACCGTCAGACCGGCAAGACCGCGATCTGTATCGACACCATCCTCAATCAGAAGCAGACCAATGAAGCGGCCAAGGAAGACAGCGAGAAGCTGTTCTGCGTCTATGTCGCCATCGGCCAGAAACGCTCCACGGTTGCCCAGGTCGTCAAGACGCTCGAAGAGCGCGGCGCCCTCGACTACACTGTGATCGTGTCGGCAACGGCATCCGAGCCAGCTCCGCTTCAGTATCTTGCACCGTTTACCGGCTGCACGATCGGCGAGTGGTTCCGTGACAACGGCATGCACGCCCTCATCATCTATGATGATCTTTCCAAGCAGGCTGTTGCCTATCGTCAGATGTCGCTGCTTCTGCGTCGTCCGCCAGGCCGCGAAGCCTATCCGGGCGATGTCTTCTACCTCCACTCGCGCCTGCTCGAACGCGCCGCCAAGCTGAACGAGGATCATGGATCCGGTTCGCTGACGGCCCTGCCGATCATTGAAACCCAGGCGAACGACGTGTCGGCCTACATTCCGACGAACGTCATCTCGATTACTGACGGTCAGATCTTCCTTGAGACCGACCTCTTCAACTCCGGTATCCGTCCGGCCGTGAACGTTGGCCTCTCGGTGTCGCGTGTGGGCTCTGCAGCCCAGACCAAGGCGATGAAGAAAGTTGCCGGTTCGATGAAGGGTGAGCTTGCCCAGTACCGCGAGATGGCCGCCTTTGCGAAGTTCGGCTCCGACCTCGACGCTGCGACCCAACGCCTTCTCGGCCGCGGTGAGCGCCTGACCGAGCTCCTCAAGCAGCCGCAATTCTCGCCGCTGCAGATGGAAGAGCAGGTCGTCGTGATCTATGCCGGTACCCGCGGCTATCTCGACAATGTGCCGACGCGCGATGTCACCCGCTTCGAAAAGGAGCTTCTTGCCCACCTGCGCGGTGCCAAGAAGGACCTGCTCGCCAAGATCCGCAAGGAAAAGGCGCTGACCGACGAGATCGAACCCGAAATCAAGTCGACCCTCAGCGACTTCGCCAAGTCATTCGCCTAA
- a CDS encoding F0F1 ATP synthase subunit gamma, producing MPSLKDLKNRISSVKSTRKITKAMQMVAAAKLKRAQDAAAASRPYAQRMASVVANLAGSMGEGTSGPKLLSGTGSDQTHLIVVLTSERGLAGGFNTYVVKEARRLIAELSGAGKTVKILTVGKKGREQLKRGFSELFVGHLDLSEVKGNDYSEAGIGLGKDITGRFEAGEFDVATLVYSQFENVLTQTPVAQQLIPAQAPADAETIDLKGATYIYEPSQEEILETLLPRYINTQIISAMLESGAGEQAARMTAMDNATRNAGDMIDDLSMQYNRARQAQITKELIEIISGAEAL from the coding sequence ATGCCCAGCCTCAAGGATCTGAAAAACCGGATCAGCAGCGTGAAATCCACGCGAAAGATCACGAAGGCCATGCAGATGGTCGCTGCTGCCAAGCTGAAGCGGGCACAGGACGCTGCTGCTGCGTCGCGTCCCTATGCCCAGCGCATGGCCAGCGTCGTCGCGAACCTGGCCGGCTCGATGGGCGAGGGCACAAGTGGCCCGAAACTCCTCTCTGGCACAGGCAGCGACCAGACCCATCTGATCGTCGTCCTGACCTCCGAGCGGGGTCTGGCTGGCGGCTTCAACACCTATGTGGTCAAGGAAGCCCGCCGCCTGATTGCTGAGCTTTCGGGCGCCGGTAAGACCGTGAAGATCCTCACCGTTGGCAAAAAAGGCCGAGAACAGCTGAAGCGCGGCTTCAGCGAGCTTTTCGTCGGCCACCTCGACCTCTCAGAGGTCAAGGGCAATGACTATTCGGAGGCCGGCATCGGTCTCGGCAAGGATATCACGGGCCGCTTCGAAGCCGGTGAGTTCGATGTTGCGACACTCGTCTACAGCCAGTTCGAAAACGTGCTGACCCAGACGCCCGTCGCCCAGCAGCTCATCCCGGCGCAGGCCCCGGCCGATGCGGAAACCATCGACCTCAAGGGCGCGACCTATATCTATGAGCCGTCTCAGGAAGAAATTCTCGAAACGCTTCTGCCCCGCTACATTAACACCCAGATCATTTCCGCCATGCTGGAAAGCGGCGCAGGTGAACAGGCGGCCCGTATGACCGCCATGGACAATGCGACCCGCAACGCCGGTGACATGATCGACGACCTGTCGATGCAGTATAACCGGGCCCGCCAGGCTCAGATCACCAAGGAGCTGATCGAAATCATCTCCGGTGCAGAGGCCCTCTAG
- the atpD gene encoding F0F1 ATP synthase subunit beta — protein MSSSASAATGKISQIIGAVVDVEFTGTLPDILNALETDNNGNRLVLEVAQHLGENTVRTIAMDSTEGLVRGHPVTDLGMPIMVPVGPETLGRIMNVIGEPIDERGPVSTKQRMPIHAPAPEFVDQSTESEILVTGIKVIDLLCPYAKGGKIGLFGGAGVGKTVLIQELINNIAKLFGGYSVFAGVGERTREGNDLYYEMIDSKVINLDGDSRVTLVYGQMNEPPGARARVALTGLAQAEYFRDQEGKDVLFFVDNIFRFTQAGSEVSALLGRIPSAVGYQPTLATEMGQLQERITSTNKGSITSIQAVYVPADDLTDPAPATSFAHLDATTTLNRSIAEKGIYPAVDPLDSSSRILDPIIVGDEHYQVARGVQEILQRYKELQDIIAILGMDELSEEDKLVVARARKVERFLSQPFDVAEVFTGSPGEQVKLEDTIKGFKDLIAGEYDHLPEQAFYMVGNMDQAIKKAEKMMEDA, from the coding sequence ATGAGCAGCTCTGCATCCGCCGCAACAGGCAAGATTTCACAGATTATCGGCGCCGTTGTCGACGTTGAATTCACCGGCACGCTTCCAGACATTCTGAACGCGCTGGAAACCGACAATAACGGCAACCGCCTCGTTCTTGAGGTCGCCCAGCACCTCGGCGAGAATACGGTCCGCACGATCGCAATGGACTCCACCGAAGGCCTCGTTCGCGGCCACCCGGTCACAGACCTCGGCATGCCGATCATGGTGCCTGTCGGCCCAGAGACCCTTGGCCGCATCATGAACGTCATCGGTGAGCCGATCGATGAGCGCGGTCCGGTCAGCACCAAGCAGCGCATGCCAATCCACGCGCCGGCCCCGGAATTCGTCGATCAGTCGACCGAGTCTGAAATCCTCGTCACCGGTATCAAGGTCATCGACCTTCTCTGCCCTTACGCAAAAGGCGGCAAGATCGGCCTCTTCGGCGGCGCAGGTGTCGGCAAGACGGTTCTCATTCAGGAACTGATCAACAACATCGCGAAACTCTTCGGCGGCTATTCGGTGTTCGCAGGCGTCGGTGAGCGGACCCGTGAGGGTAACGATCTCTATTACGAGATGATCGACTCCAAAGTCATCAACCTCGACGGCGACAGCCGCGTGACGCTGGTCTACGGCCAGATGAACGAGCCTCCAGGCGCGCGTGCCCGTGTCGCTCTGACCGGCCTCGCACAGGCCGAGTACTTCCGCGATCAGGAAGGCAAGGACGTTCTGTTCTTCGTAGATAACATCTTCCGCTTTACCCAGGCCGGCTCCGAAGTGTCCGCCCTGCTCGGCCGTATTCCATCGGCTGTGGGCTATCAGCCGACGCTGGCCACCGAAATGGGCCAGCTTCAGGAGCGGATTACCTCGACCAATAAAGGCTCGATCACCTCGATCCAGGCCGTGTACGTGCCTGCAGATGACTTGACCGACCCGGCCCCGGCCACGTCCTTCGCCCACCTTGATGCGACGACAACGCTGAACCGGTCGATCGCCGAAAAAGGCATCTACCCGGCCGTTGACCCGCTCGACTCCTCCTCGCGTATTCTCGACCCGATCATTGTCGGCGACGAGCACTACCAGGTTGCCCGCGGCGTGCAGGAAATCCTGCAGCGCTACAAGGAACTTCAGGACATCATTGCCATTCTCGGCATGGATGAGCTTTCCGAAGAAGACAAACTGGTCGTTGCTCGTGCCCGTAAGGTCGAGCGCTTCCTGTCCCAGCCATTTGATGTGGCCGAAGTCTTCACCGGCAGCCCAGGCGAGCAGGTGAAACTTGAAGACACGATCAAGGGCTTCAAGGACCTTATCGCCGGTGAATACGATCACCTCCCAGAGCAGGCCTTCTACATGGTCGGCAACATGGATCAGGCGATCAAGAAAGCCGAAAAGATGATGGAAGACGCATAG
- a CDS encoding enoyl-CoA hydratase/isomerase family protein, with amino-acid sequence MAELVTVKIEGRSAIVSFDTGGRANALSQRLMRELTAAAMRFHDAPEISTVILTGGTDVFTMGADLKDPERQDPAEIPLSQRRIMQRAGPRLCEAWEKIDALTICALEGWCIGGGMALMASLDLRVASEAARFYVPEVERGMNMSWGSIPRFVALVGPARTKRLAALCEKVDARTAEAWGLVDYLAPQKDALKRAIALAGEAGKLPPTALKMVKQDVNVAAHALTRATGHRDLESFLLMQESDDFREGVASFLEGRDPKFTGD; translated from the coding sequence ATGGCTGAGCTGGTGACGGTAAAAATAGAGGGACGCAGCGCGATTGTCAGTTTCGACACAGGCGGCCGCGCCAATGCCCTTTCCCAGCGCCTGATGCGTGAGCTTACAGCCGCAGCGATGCGTTTCCATGATGCGCCGGAGATATCCACGGTCATCCTGACGGGCGGTACGGACGTGTTCACGATGGGCGCCGACCTGAAAGACCCTGAAAGGCAGGACCCGGCAGAAATACCTCTAAGCCAGCGCCGAATCATGCAGCGTGCAGGACCCCGCCTTTGCGAGGCATGGGAAAAGATCGATGCGCTGACCATTTGCGCGCTTGAAGGCTGGTGCATTGGCGGTGGCATGGCGCTTATGGCATCGCTGGATTTGCGCGTGGCGTCTGAGGCGGCCCGGTTCTACGTGCCGGAGGTCGAGCGCGGCATGAATATGAGCTGGGGCTCGATCCCCCGCTTCGTCGCGCTTGTAGGACCGGCGCGGACCAAGCGGCTTGCAGCGCTTTGTGAGAAGGTGGATGCGAGGACCGCCGAGGCCTGGGGCCTTGTCGATTATCTCGCGCCTCAGAAAGACGCCCTGAAACGCGCAATCGCGCTGGCGGGCGAGGCGGGTAAACTGCCGCCGACGGCACTAAAGATGGTCAAGCAGGATGTGAACGTCGCGGCGCATGCGTTGACCCGTGCGACGGGCCATCGCGACCTGGAGAGTTTCTTGCTGATGCAGGAGTCAGACGACTTCCGCGAAGGTGTGGCTTCGTTCCTGGAAGGACGCGACCCGAAGTTCACTGGCGACTAA
- a CDS encoding F0F1 ATP synthase subunit epsilon: MAIKLHFSLVSPAKELFSGEVDHVIAPGTEGEFGVLVNHAPFMTTLKNGVVRVLENDTTKMRLFVRGGFADVTPEGLTILAEEAVDLSKVDAATVNADLEEAKNKLAAEGKEGAHVAVLKAQVDYLSDLKAAVAH; encoded by the coding sequence ATGGCCATCAAACTTCACTTCTCCCTCGTCTCGCCCGCCAAGGAGCTTTTCTCCGGTGAGGTTGACCACGTGATCGCACCCGGCACCGAAGGTGAGTTCGGCGTTCTGGTGAACCATGCGCCCTTCATGACGACGCTCAAGAACGGCGTCGTCCGCGTGCTTGAGAACGACACGACCAAGATGCGCCTTTTCGTGCGCGGCGGCTTTGCCGACGTGACGCCTGAAGGCCTGACCATTCTGGCTGAAGAAGCTGTCGATCTGTCCAAGGTCGATGCGGCGACCGTCAATGCCGACCTTGAAGAGGCCAAGAACAAGCTCGCCGCCGAAGGCAAGGAAGGCGCCCATGTCGCTGTCCTGAAAGCCCAGGTCGACTATCTCAGCGACCTGAAGGCCGCCGTCGCCCACTAG